In Candidatus Competibacteraceae bacterium, the following are encoded in one genomic region:
- a CDS encoding glycoside hydrolase family 1 protein translates to MNGFPYDFLWGAATAAYQVEGAYREDGKGLSIWDIYSHLPGTTYQGTNGDRAVDHYHRYREDVRLMAEMGLKSYRFSIAWPRVFPDGSGEINAKGIAFYSDLIDELLKYNITPVATLYHWDLPQALQGQGGWENRATAEHFARYAKTCFERFGDRVRHWITFNETINFIMLGYRDGVHPPGVRDEKRAVEVSHIVNLAHARAVLEYRKLVREKSISDGMIGIAHVLLTGFPISDAEDDARACEWYEEMDFHWFYDPSLQGRYPERLLRYYQERHRAPTILDGDMALMQSAPLDFIGINYYQSAFLAHNPADGVGFAAINVSGEQGSQQESGIPGLFKKVRNPRVAYTPWDWSIYPEGLYEGMKRIRERYGPLPIMITENGLGDKDSISATGEILDTPRIDYLREHVRWCQRAVDEDIPLIGYFVWSFIDLLSWLNGYQKQYGFVYVDHARDLQRAKKQSYCWYQRVIQTNGAML, encoded by the coding sequence ATGAACGGTTTCCCATACGACTTTTTATGGGGCGCGGCCACCGCCGCCTATCAAGTGGAAGGCGCTTACCGGGAAGACGGCAAGGGTTTGTCCATTTGGGATATTTATTCGCATCTGCCCGGAACCACCTATCAAGGCACCAACGGCGATCGAGCGGTCGATCACTACCATCGCTACCGGGAAGACGTGCGCTTGATGGCGGAAATGGGCCTCAAATCCTATCGTTTCTCGATTGCCTGGCCGCGCGTTTTTCCCGACGGCTCAGGTGAAATTAATGCAAAAGGCATCGCGTTTTATAGCGATCTGATCGACGAATTACTGAAATACAACATCACCCCGGTGGCGACTCTTTATCACTGGGATTTACCGCAAGCCTTGCAGGGTCAGGGCGGCTGGGAAAATCGGGCGACCGCCGAGCATTTCGCCCGCTATGCCAAAACCTGCTTCGAGCGGTTCGGCGACCGGGTGCGGCATTGGATCACCTTCAACGAAACCATCAATTTCATCATGCTGGGCTATCGGGACGGCGTGCACCCGCCGGGCGTCAGGGATGAAAAACGGGCGGTGGAAGTCTCCCACATCGTCAATCTGGCCCACGCTCGCGCCGTGCTGGAATACCGCAAGTTGGTCCGAGAGAAAAGCATTTCGGATGGGATGATCGGCATCGCGCATGTGCTGCTCACCGGTTTTCCGATCAGCGATGCCGAAGACGACGCGCGGGCTTGCGAGTGGTATGAGGAGATGGATTTCCACTGGTTCTACGACCCCAGCTTGCAGGGTCGCTACCCCGAACGGCTGTTGCGCTACTATCAAGAGCGCCACCGAGCGCCGACGATTTTGGACGGCGACATGGCGCTCATGCAAAGCGCGCCCCTCGATTTCATCGGCATCAACTATTATCAAAGCGCTTTCCTTGCCCACAACCCGGCGGATGGGGTGGGTTTCGCGGCGATCAACGTCAGCGGCGAACAAGGTTCGCAGCAAGAAAGCGGCATTCCCGGCCTATTCAAAAAAGTCCGTAATCCCAGGGTCGCGTATACGCCGTGGGATTGGTCGATCTATCCTGAAGGTCTGTACGAAGGCATGAAACGAATTCGGGAGCGCTACGGCCCACTTCCGATCATGATTACCGAAAACGGGCTGGGCGATAAGGATTCAATCAGCGCAACGGGCGAAATTCTGGATACACCGCGCATTGATTATTTGCGCGAGCATGTGCGGTGGTGCCAACGCGCGGTCGATGAAGACATACCATTGATCGGCTATTTCGTCTGGTCGTTTATCGATCTTCTAAGCTGGCTCAACGGCTATCAGAAGCAATACGGCTTCGTCTATGTCGATCACGCCCGCGACCTGCAAAGAGCGAAGAAACAGAGCTATTGCTGGTATCAGCGGGTCATTCAAACCAACGGTGCGATGCTGTGA
- the ptsP gene encoding phosphoenolpyruvate--protein phosphotransferase, with translation MNHPNAITLIAPLSGPLVPLERVPDPVFAQKMVGDGISIDPLDQCLRAPCDGKIVQLHSAGHAVTVAAPQGIEVLMHIGLDTVNLKGQGFTAKVKMGDAVKTGDPLIEFDADYVATHAKSLLTQIVITNSDRVAAFAPKSGTVAAGKSAILELTLTGGAQASAEAEAGKTVTSEAILIPNPTGLHARPAAVLANLAKKFKADIRLQKGEQTANAKSVVSVMGLEIGHGDKVILSAKGDDADAAVETLTPLLWEGLGDEGCKPAPAPASVEPSPANAPAPRPRSEDPNLLIGVAASPGLAVGEVFQIRHQEIQVNEAAAGNPQQERDRLDNAVNQGKAQLEALQASLHGQRAADKAAIFAAHQELLEDPDLLDIAHSALAKGKSAEFAWHRAFSTHADRLASLRNELLAARANDLRDVGRRVLTLLTGVEPERQTPPANAILVAEELSPSDTASLDRSKVRGFCTTLGGATSHVAILARSLDIPAVAGIEPRALELPNGTPVVLDGGKGIVRLNPSPEEITRIRETQERMAARRKAELEVAHEPAITLDGHRMEVVGNIGGLAEAEQIAGLGGEGVGLLRSEFVFLERSSAPSEDEQFEIYKAIVEALGPERPLIIRTLDVGGDKPLVYLPIPKEENPFLGERGLRIGLDRPEILRLQLRAILRAAAYGKIRVMFPMVGLLSELRDAKAMLEEERQRLGAAPIETGIMVEIPAAAIMAAQFAREVDFFSVGTNDLTQYTLAMDRGHPKLAPKVDGLNPSVLRLIAWTVKAAHDEGKWVGVCGGIASDPQAIPLLIGLGVDELSVSLPTIPSIKAQVRTLWLHECQDLATRALALETAAEVRMATSASAP, from the coding sequence ATGAACCACCCAAACGCTATCACTCTCATCGCGCCGCTCTCCGGGCCGTTAGTGCCGCTGGAGCGAGTTCCCGATCCCGTGTTCGCCCAGAAGATGGTCGGCGACGGCATTTCCATCGACCCGCTCGATCAATGTCTGCGCGCGCCCTGCGACGGTAAAATCGTGCAACTGCATTCGGCCGGTCACGCCGTCACCGTCGCCGCCCCGCAAGGGATCGAAGTGCTGATGCACATCGGCCTCGATACCGTCAACCTCAAGGGCCAAGGCTTCACCGCTAAGGTCAAAATGGGCGATGCGGTCAAGACCGGCGATCCTCTGATCGAATTCGACGCCGATTACGTCGCCACCCACGCCAAAAGCCTGCTGACCCAGATCGTCATCACCAACAGCGACCGAGTGGCGGCGTTCGCGCCAAAATCCGGGACGGTGGCGGCTGGCAAGAGCGCGATTCTGGAATTGACCCTGACCGGCGGCGCGCAAGCCAGCGCCGAAGCCGAAGCCGGTAAAACCGTCACCTCGGAAGCGATCCTGATTCCCAATCCGACCGGCCTGCACGCCCGCCCGGCGGCGGTGCTGGCCAATCTCGCCAAGAAATTCAAGGCCGATATCCGCCTGCAAAAAGGCGAACAAACCGCCAACGCCAAAAGCGTGGTGTCGGTCATGGGTTTGGAAATCGGCCACGGCGACAAGGTGATCTTAAGCGCCAAGGGCGACGACGCCGACGCGGCCGTCGAGACCTTGACGCCGCTGCTGTGGGAAGGCTTGGGCGATGAAGGCTGTAAGCCCGCGCCCGCGCCGGCCAGCGTCGAACCTTCGCCCGCTAATGCTCCGGCCCCGCGCCCGCGCTCGGAAGACCCCAACTTGCTGATCGGCGTCGCTGCTTCGCCGGGTCTGGCGGTCGGCGAAGTGTTTCAAATCCGCCATCAAGAAATTCAAGTCAACGAAGCCGCCGCCGGCAACCCGCAACAGGAGCGCGACCGGCTGGACAACGCGGTCAATCAGGGCAAGGCGCAACTGGAAGCCCTGCAAGCCAGCCTGCACGGCCAGCGCGCCGCCGACAAGGCCGCGATCTTCGCCGCCCATCAGGAACTGCTGGAAGACCCCGATTTGCTGGACATCGCTCATTCAGCCCTAGCCAAGGGCAAAAGCGCCGAATTTGCCTGGCATCGGGCCTTCAGCACCCACGCCGACCGGCTGGCCAGTTTGCGCAATGAGTTACTGGCGGCGCGAGCCAACGATCTGCGCGATGTGGGTCGGCGGGTGCTGACGCTGTTGACCGGCGTCGAGCCGGAACGCCAGACCCCGCCCGCCAACGCCATTCTGGTGGCCGAGGAACTCAGCCCGTCCGACACCGCCAGCCTGGACCGTTCCAAAGTGCGCGGCTTCTGCACCACCCTGGGCGGCGCGACCTCGCACGTCGCCATCCTCGCCCGCTCGCTGGATATTCCGGCGGTGGCCGGCATCGAACCGCGCGCGCTGGAACTGCCCAACGGTACGCCGGTGGTGCTCGACGGCGGCAAGGGCATCGTCCGGCTGAACCCCAGCCCGGAGGAAATCACCCGCATCCGCGAAACGCAAGAGCGGATGGCGGCGCGGCGCAAGGCGGAACTGGAAGTCGCCCACGAACCGGCCATCACCCTGGACGGCCACCGCATGGAAGTGGTCGGCAACATCGGCGGTTTGGCCGAGGCCGAGCAAATCGCCGGGTTGGGCGGTGAAGGCGTCGGCCTGCTGCGTTCGGAATTCGTGTTTCTGGAGCGCAGTTCCGCGCCCAGCGAGGACGAGCAGTTCGAGATTTACAAAGCCATCGTCGAGGCGCTCGGCCCGGAACGGCCGCTGATCATCCGCACCCTCGATGTGGGCGGCGACAAACCGCTGGTCTATCTGCCGATTCCCAAGGAAGAAAATCCGTTTTTGGGCGAACGCGGTCTGCGCATCGGTCTGGATCGGCCGGAAATTCTGCGGCTGCAACTGCGGGCGATCTTACGCGCCGCCGCCTACGGCAAGATTCGGGTGATGTTCCCGATGGTCGGCCTGCTGTCGGAACTGCGCGACGCCAAGGCGATGCTGGAGGAAGAACGGCAGCGGCTCGGCGCGGCTCCCATCGAAACCGGCATCATGGTGGAAATTCCGGCGGCGGCGATCATGGCTGCCCAATTCGCCCGCGAGGTCGATTTCTTCTCGGTCGGCACCAACGATCTGACCCAATACACGCTGGCGATGGATCGCGGCCACCCCAAACTGGCCCCGAAGGTGGACGGCCTCAACCCCAGCGTTTTGCGCTTGATCGCCTGGACGGTGAAGGCGGCCCACGACGAGGGCAAATGGGTCGGGGTGTGCGGTGGCATCGCCAGCGACCCGCAGGCCATCCCGCTGCTGATCGGGCTGGGGGTGGACGAGTTGAGCGTCAGCCTGCCGACCATTCCCAGCATCAAGGCCCAGGTGCGCACTCTGTGGCTGCACGAATGCCAGGATTTGGCGACACGGGCGCTGGCCCTGGAAACCGCCGCCGAAGTGCGGATGGCGACTTCGGCCTCCGCGCCCTAA
- a CDS encoding 2-hydroxyacid dehydrogenase — MKIAIFSSKSYDRHSLERYNAPFGHELTFLEPRLSPETVALGRGFPGVCIFVNDNCNAEVIADLAAHGTKLIATRSAGYNQIDLAAAKQHGVLVARVPAYSPNAVSEFTVALMLTLGRKLHKAYNRTREFNFEIAGLEGFELRDKTVGVFGTGKIGQTVIKNLSGFGCRIIAYDKYPNETVKQWATYVDGPTFARESDIITLHCPLTPETQHILNQETMPYLKDGVFIVNTSRGALLDTNTVIKFLKNGKIGMLAIDVYEEEADYFYRDLSDKVPTND; from the coding sequence ATGAAAATCGCCATCTTCAGCAGCAAATCCTACGACCGCCACTCGCTGGAACGCTACAACGCGCCGTTCGGTCACGAGTTGACCTTTCTGGAGCCGCGCTTGTCGCCGGAAACGGTGGCCTTGGGGCGCGGTTTTCCGGGCGTCTGCATCTTCGTCAACGACAATTGCAACGCCGAGGTCATCGCCGATTTGGCCGCGCACGGCACCAAACTGATCGCCACCCGCAGCGCGGGTTACAACCAAATCGATCTAGCGGCGGCGAAGCAGCACGGCGTCCTGGTGGCCCGCGTACCCGCCTACTCGCCCAACGCGGTGTCGGAATTCACCGTGGCGCTGATGCTCACGCTGGGCCGCAAGCTGCATAAGGCCTATAACCGCACCCGCGAATTCAATTTCGAAATCGCGGGCTTGGAAGGCTTCGAATTGCGCGACAAGACGGTCGGCGTATTCGGCACCGGCAAAATCGGCCAAACGGTGATCAAGAACCTCAGCGGTTTTGGCTGCCGGATTATCGCCTACGACAAGTATCCCAACGAAACCGTCAAACAGTGGGCGACCTACGTGGACGGCCCCACTTTCGCCCGCGAATCGGACATCATCACCCTGCACTGTCCGCTGACGCCGGAAACCCAGCACATCCTCAATCAGGAAACCATGCCGTATCTCAAGGACGGTGTGTTTATCGTCAACACCAGTCGGGGTGCGCTGCTCGATACCAACACCGTGATCAAGTTCCTGAAAAACGGCAAGATTGGGATGCTCGCCATCGATGTCTACGAAGAAGAAGCCGATTACTTCTACCGCGATCTGTCCGATAAAGTGCCGACTAACGATG
- a CDS encoding PTS fructose-like transporter subunit IIB, producing the protein MAKIVAVTSCPTGIAHTIMAAEGLEQAAKKLGHTIQVETQGSVGTRNTLTDEAIAAADVVIVAADTRVDTVRFIGKPIYESATEPAIRNGASVIEAALASAGAASAAAPAAKKLKIVGITSCPTGIAHTFMAAEGLEQGAASLGHTAKIETQGSVGAKNNLTADDIAAADLVIIAADTQVDKTRFAGKRLYETSTKAAIHDGAALVRKAIAEAAVAGAATTAKLTPEEQVQQAKAQQAAARTGVYKHLMTGVSYMLPFVVAGGLLIAISFALGGINVYDDAHKGTLGWTLFQIGAKSGFALMVPILAGFIAYSIADRPGIAPGMIGGMIAGAIGSGFLGGIAAGFLAGYIVKFLSDNIPLPRTLAGLKPVLVLPLLGTVIVGLLMYYVIGEPVAAALAAITQWLKGMQGANAAFLGLLLGAMMAFDMGGPVNKSAYAFATGLITSQTDPIYGPMAAVMAAGMTPPLGLALAALLFKNRFSLDEREAAGATAALGISFITEGAIPYAAKDPLRVIPALMLGSALTGAISMVLGCQLKVPHGGVFVLPIPNAVTQLGGYIVAILIGTAVTTAALFFLKRPLEAKAALKPAGAH; encoded by the coding sequence ATGGCAAAAATTGTTGCCGTCACTTCCTGTCCGACCGGCATCGCCCACACCATCATGGCGGCCGAAGGGTTGGAGCAAGCCGCTAAAAAGCTCGGCCACACGATCCAAGTCGAAACCCAAGGCTCGGTCGGCACCCGCAACACCCTCACCGACGAGGCCATCGCCGCCGCCGATGTGGTGATCGTCGCCGCCGACACCCGCGTCGATACCGTCCGCTTCATCGGCAAGCCGATTTATGAAAGCGCCACCGAACCGGCGATCCGTAACGGCGCGAGCGTGATCGAGGCGGCGCTCGCCAGCGCGGGAGCCGCTTCGGCCGCCGCGCCCGCCGCCAAGAAGCTAAAAATCGTCGGCATCACCTCTTGCCCGACCGGCATCGCCCACACCTTCATGGCCGCCGAGGGCCTGGAGCAAGGTGCGGCCAGCCTGGGCCACACCGCCAAAATCGAAACTCAAGGTTCGGTCGGCGCGAAGAACAACTTGACCGCCGACGATATCGCGGCGGCCGATCTGGTGATCATCGCCGCCGACACCCAGGTCGATAAAACCCGCTTTGCCGGCAAACGGCTGTATGAAACCAGCACCAAGGCGGCGATTCACGACGGCGCGGCGCTGGTGCGCAAGGCCATTGCCGAGGCCGCGGTGGCGGGCGCCGCGACGACGGCCAAGCTCACCCCCGAAGAGCAGGTGCAGCAGGCCAAGGCCCAACAAGCCGCCGCCCGCACCGGCGTTTACAAACACCTGATGACCGGCGTGTCGTACATGTTGCCGTTCGTGGTGGCCGGCGGCTTGCTGATCGCCATCAGCTTCGCGCTGGGCGGCATCAACGTCTACGACGACGCTCACAAAGGCACGCTGGGTTGGACGCTGTTCCAGATCGGGGCTAAGTCAGGTTTCGCGCTGATGGTGCCGATTTTGGCCGGGTTCATCGCCTATTCCATCGCCGACCGGCCGGGCATCGCGCCGGGCATGATCGGCGGCATGATCGCGGGGGCCATCGGCTCCGGCTTCCTCGGCGGCATCGCGGCGGGATTCCTCGCGGGCTATATCGTCAAATTCTTGAGCGACAACATCCCGCTGCCGCGCACCCTGGCCGGCCTCAAGCCGGTGCTGGTGCTGCCCTTGCTCGGCACCGTCATCGTCGGCTTGCTGATGTATTACGTGATCGGCGAGCCAGTCGCCGCCGCGCTCGCGGCGATCACCCAATGGCTGAAGGGGATGCAAGGCGCCAACGCGGCCTTTCTCGGATTGTTGCTGGGCGCGATGATGGCCTTCGACATGGGCGGGCCGGTCAACAAGTCAGCTTACGCCTTCGCCACCGGTTTGATCACCAGCCAGACCGACCCGATCTACGGGCCGATGGCGGCGGTGATGGCGGCGGGCATGACCCCGCCTCTGGGTTTGGCGCTGGCCGCCCTGCTGTTTAAGAACCGCTTTTCGCTGGACGAGCGGGAGGCCGCCGGCGCGACCGCCGCGCTCGGTATTTCCTTCATCACCGAAGGCGCGATCCCCTACGCCGCCAAGGACCCGCTGCGGGTGATTCCCGCGTTGATGCTCGGCTCGGCCCTGACCGGCGCGATTTCGATGGTGCTGGGCTGCCAGTTGAAGGTTCCCCACGGGGGCGTGTTCGTGCTGCCGATCCCGAATGCGGTGACCCAACTCGGCGGTTACATCGTCGCCATTCTGATCGGCACCGCGGTGACGACGGCGGCCTTGTTCTTCCTGAAACGACCCCTGGAAGCGAAAGCCGCGCTCAAACCCGCCGGCGCGCATTAA
- the ptsG gene encoding PTS glucose transporter subunit IIBC, whose translation MWQHAFAFLQKIGKALMLPVSVLPVAGILLGIGSAHFAIFPDLVSNVMAQSGGAIFGIMAIMFAIGVALGLTNNDGVSALAAVVGYVVLLATLGVMAKVLGVETKDVMGMASVDTGVFGGIVIGGIAAALFNRYYRISLPPYLGFFSGKRFVPIVTAFAAIGLGILLSFIWPPIGAGIKGFSKWAAESNPALAFSIYGVIERLLIPFGLHHIWNVPFFFEVGSYMDPTTGKAITGEIQRYIAGDPTAGNMAGGYLFKMWGLPAAAIAIWHSARPENRVKVGGMMISAALTAWLTGITEPIEFTFMFVAPVLYAIHALLAGVAYFLCIELGVKHGMTFSHGAIDFAVLYAKSTNGWWLIPMGLAWAAMYYSIFRFVIAKFDLKTPGREVEEAVTSSEATADIAHGFTKQLVLAFGGKSNIKSLDACITRLRVELNDMSKANPDKLKALGAAGVVVVGKGMQAIFGTRSENLKTDMEEYLKTAGPEADAIEEPSPVTAPAPAGIVSKLRDPEAADKARKLIAALGGSGNIQRVDACAETRLRLVVNNEGAVDERALQAAGASGVMRLANQTVHLIVGLNADQYAAEMRGQMAPA comes from the coding sequence ATGTGGCAACACGCATTCGCATTTCTGCAAAAAATCGGTAAGGCGTTGATGCTGCCGGTTTCGGTGCTTCCGGTCGCCGGTATTCTGCTCGGCATCGGCAGCGCCCATTTCGCCATTTTCCCGGATTTGGTCTCCAACGTGATGGCCCAGTCCGGCGGCGCGATTTTCGGAATCATGGCGATCATGTTCGCCATCGGCGTGGCGCTGGGCCTGACCAATAACGACGGCGTGTCGGCGCTGGCGGCGGTGGTCGGCTACGTCGTCTTATTGGCGACCTTGGGCGTCATGGCCAAGGTGCTCGGCGTCGAAACCAAGGACGTGATGGGCATGGCTTCGGTCGATACCGGCGTCTTCGGCGGCATCGTGATCGGCGGCATCGCGGCGGCGCTGTTCAACCGCTACTATCGGATCAGCCTGCCGCCGTATCTCGGTTTCTTTTCCGGCAAGCGCTTCGTGCCCATCGTCACCGCTTTCGCCGCCATCGGCCTGGGGATTTTGCTGAGCTTCATCTGGCCGCCCATCGGCGCGGGGATCAAGGGCTTTTCCAAGTGGGCGGCGGAGAGCAATCCGGCGCTGGCGTTCAGCATTTACGGCGTGATCGAGCGCTTGCTGATTCCCTTCGGTTTGCACCACATCTGGAACGTGCCGTTCTTCTTTGAAGTCGGCAGTTACATGGACCCGACCACTGGCAAGGCCATCACCGGCGAAATCCAGCGCTACATTGCCGGCGACCCCACCGCCGGCAACATGGCGGGCGGTTATCTGTTCAAGATGTGGGGCCTGCCGGCGGCGGCGATTGCGATCTGGCATTCGGCCCGGCCGGAAAACCGCGTTAAAGTGGGCGGCATGATGATCTCGGCGGCGCTGACCGCGTGGTTGACCGGCATCACCGAACCGATTGAATTCACCTTCATGTTCGTCGCCCCGGTGCTGTACGCCATCCACGCCTTGCTGGCGGGCGTGGCCTACTTCCTCTGCATCGAATTGGGGGTCAAGCACGGCATGACCTTTTCGCACGGAGCCATCGACTTTGCGGTGCTGTACGCCAAATCCACCAACGGTTGGTGGTTGATTCCGATGGGCTTGGCATGGGCGGCGATGTACTACAGCATTTTCCGCTTCGTCATCGCCAAGTTCGACCTGAAGACGCCCGGCCGCGAGGTCGAGGAAGCGGTCACGTCGAGCGAAGCGACCGCCGACATCGCCCACGGCTTCACCAAGCAACTGGTGCTGGCCTTCGGCGGCAAGAGCAATATCAAGTCGCTGGACGCCTGCATCACCCGGCTGCGGGTGGAGTTGAACGACATGAGCAAGGCCAATCCCGACAAGCTTAAGGCGCTGGGCGCGGCGGGGGTCGTGGTGGTCGGCAAGGGGATGCAAGCGATTTTCGGCACCCGTTCCGAGAATCTGAAAACCGACATGGAGGAGTATTTAAAAACCGCCGGGCCGGAAGCCGACGCCATCGAGGAACCGTCGCCGGTGACGGCTCCCGCCCCCGCCGGTATCGTCTCCAAGCTACGCGATCCCGAAGCGGCGGACAAGGCCAGAAAGCTGATCGCCGCGCTCGGCGGGTCGGGCAACATCCAGCGGGTGGACGCCTGCGCCGAAACCCGGTTGCGGCTGGTGGTCAACAATGAGGGCGCGGTGGACGAACGGGCCTTGCAGGCGGCGGGCGCGAGCGGCGTGATGCGGCTGGCCAATCAAACCGTGCATCTGATCGTCGGTTTGAACGCCGATCAGTATGCGGCGGAGATGCGGGGGCAGATGGCTCCGGCGTAG
- the pfkB gene encoding 1-phosphofructokinase, which produces MNPLNPFAASPQVVTVALNPALDQTIEIAGIKLGEVNRALRMQVDVGGKAVNVASCLSDFGVSAAVTGQIGRDNAALFEELFQRKKIANHCCYLDGLTRINSKLVDTVSGETTDLNMPGPELTPAAAKDLLDQVLRRLDQLAGQVKWVVLSGSLPPGMPADAYATITQKAQAAGGSVLLDTSGAPLRAALAVGPKIIKPNRHELAELVGRPLETLEALIATGRELLAASPAPDLISISLGGDGALFLDRDQALHALPARVEVSSTVGAGDAMVAGLVAAQLEGLNLTETARLATAFAAAKLTRLGPHLPRPAEVRALAQQISVLSQTPITDL; this is translated from the coding sequence ATGAACCCCTTAAACCCGTTTGCCGCATCGCCCCAGGTGGTCACGGTCGCCCTGAATCCCGCGCTCGATCAGACCATCGAAATCGCCGGCATCAAGCTCGGCGAGGTCAACCGCGCCTTGCGGATGCAGGTCGATGTCGGCGGCAAGGCGGTCAACGTCGCCTCTTGCCTGTCCGATTTCGGCGTGAGCGCCGCCGTGACCGGCCAGATCGGCCGCGATAACGCCGCGCTGTTCGAAGAGCTGTTCCAGCGCAAGAAGATCGCCAACCACTGCTGTTATCTGGACGGCCTGACCCGGATCAATTCCAAACTGGTCGACACCGTCAGCGGCGAGACCACCGACCTCAACATGCCCGGCCCGGAATTGACCCCGGCCGCCGCCAAGGACTTGCTCGATCAAGTGTTGCGCCGGCTCGATCAACTGGCCGGCCAAGTCAAATGGGTGGTGCTGTCGGGCAGCCTGCCGCCGGGGATGCCGGCGGACGCTTACGCCACCATCACCCAAAAGGCGCAAGCCGCCGGCGGTTCGGTGCTGCTGGACACCAGCGGCGCGCCGCTGCGGGCGGCGCTGGCGGTCGGCCCCAAGATCATCAAGCCCAACCGTCACGAGCTGGCCGAACTGGTCGGCCGGCCGCTCGAAACGCTGGAAGCGCTGATCGCCACCGGCCGGGAGCTGCTGGCGGCCTCGCCCGCTCCCGACTTGATCTCCATTTCATTGGGCGGCGACGGCGCGCTGTTCCTCGACCGCGACCAGGCGCTGCACGCGCTGCCGGCGCGGGTCGAGGTCAGCAGCACGGTAGGCGCGGGGGACGCGATGGTGGCCGGACTGGTCGCGGCGCAACTGGAAGGGCTGAACCTGACCGAAACCGCCCGACTGGCGACCGCCTTCGCCGCCGCCAAGCTGACCCGGCTCGGCCCGCATCTGCCGAGACCGGCCGAGGTGCGCGCCCTCGCCCAACAAATCAGCGTGCTGTCGCAAACGCCCATCACCGATTTATAA